The window GATCGGCACGGTCTGCTTGTCCTCGACCACGTAGTCCACGAACGCCTGCTGCAGGTACGTGTACAGGTCGGTCAGGTCGGGCGTCATGGGCTTCCAGCCCTTCTGACCGTACAGGTTGAACTGCCAGCCGGCGCTCATCCACGGCTGCTCGCCGACGATGAGGACGCAGTCGCGCCCGCTGTCGAAGCGCACGCGGGCTAGATTGCGCCCTTCCTGGCCGACGTTCATCACCGACACCGCCCGGTCGCCGAACACGCCATAGGCCATCGACAGCGCGTGGATGCCGTAGTAGACCAGATCGTTGCCGCAGCTCGAGGTCGCTACCCACACGTCGCCCCACTTGCCCTCTGCAACTTCCTGCTTCGTGTTCACGATGTCGGGGACGAAGCGCAGCGAGCTGGAGCACATGAACTTGCTGCCCGTCTCGTCCACGACCTTCTGGACCGCCAGCGCCTCCTTCGTCGTCATCGAGAGGGGCTTGTCGCAGAAGGTCGGCGTGCCGTTCCGCAGCGGGTAGAAGGCGTACTCGTACTGCCTGGCGGTGCCGTCATCCACGATGACGACAGCATCCACGTCATCACAGCAGGCTTCGGGCGTGTCGGTGACTTCGGGGATGCTGCACACCTCGGCGAGCATCTCGGCGGTGTTGCGCAGCGGGTCCCAGACCTTGGTGACCTGGCAGCCGGGGATGCGCTTGGTGGCGGCGGCGAAGGTGTACTTGTGCTCGGCATAGAGTTGCTGGCGCTTCCCATCGTCGAACCCGTTGTAGGTGCAGGCGAAGGCGGTGCCATGGAAGGAGCCGGGCGTCCGGGGGGCTTGCGGGTCCTTGTAGATGGGGCCGTAGCTGCCGGCGGAGACGAGACCGATGCGTAGCATGTGGAGACACTTCCTGTGAGTTGAGAGTTGGGAGTTCGGAGTTGAGAGTAACGGCGGTGGTCCGTCCCGGAGGGACGGTTCTGACGGGCGGGGGTTTCAACCCCCGACGACGGGTGGCCCGCCAGATCACACCGCCCCGTGACAGTACACGACCTGCACCGGCTCGTCCGTCGTGCGGCGAGCACAGTGCTCCACACCGCGACCGACGTAGACCGCCACGCCGGGTTCCAGCGGGATGACTTCGCCGCCCACCTTGATCTCCCCTACCCCGGAGATGACGAACACGGCCTCCTGGTCGGCATGGACCTGCGGCGTGCCGAACTCCGTGGCGGTGTAGCAGGCCCGACCGAGGTTGAACCCCGAGGTCGTCGGGATGGCCTCAGTGCCGATGAGGTCCTTGCTCCAGCGGTCGGGGAAAGGGCGCGGCTCGACGGAGCTCTCGTTGGTGCTCAGCATGGCGTACCTTCTTCTCAATATGCCCGTAGGCCCGCCTAGAGACCCAGCAACTGGGCGGCGTTGCCCGCGCCGATCTTCTCGACGTCATAGCCCAGATCCCGCAGGACCTCCATGCGGATGATCGCGGGCTCGGGGTAGCAGAACGGGATGCAGCTACCGAAGACGATGCGGTCGGCGCCGAGGGCCTCGACCAGCCGCTCCAGCTCCTTCGTATACACCACATCCGGGCGGCACATGTCCACCCAGGTGTTGGCCGGGAGGCCATCCCGCTTCGTAACCAGGTCGCTCCCGCCGACACCGGCGGCGTTGCTGACCAGGAACTTCGTGTTCGGGTGCGCCGCCGTCAGCGCCGCCACCTCATTGAGGTTCACGTCCGGCGTGTCCAGCAGCCAGTGACGCTGCCGGTAGTCCTCGACGCGCTGGGGGATGCTGACGACCATGCCCAGTTCTGCCGCGGCCTCGGCCAACGCGTGGCAGCAGCCATCGCTGAGCTTGTAGTTGTGCCACGACGGGTAGATGCGCACCCCCGGCGCCCCCATCGTCTCGCGGCACCACTGCAAGTCCTTCTCCCACGCCGCATAGGCCGGGTTGATGACGGCGAAGGGAATGAGCCGCTGTAGGGCGGGGGCTTGTACCCCGCCGCCGCTGTCGTTCCCCTCTCCGGAGCGAAGCGCAGCGGAGCGAGGGAGAGGGGTAGGGGTGAGGACGCCGTTGAGCGCCTCCCACATCTCCTCATTCCCCGCGTGGCAGTTCCGGTAGCAGATGGCGCTGGCGGACGACACGCAGGCCTGCGCGATGCCGGCGCGGTCCATCAGCGCCAGCAGCCCCTCAGGCGTGTTGTAGTGCAGCCGCCGCGCGGCGAAGTGACCCAGATAGGCATTGGTGTCAATCAGATGCATAGTGCGTGTCCTGTAGTGGCGCGATTCATCGCGCCCTAGCCTTCGCCCCAACCATGTGGGCGCGATAAATCGCGCCCTAGCCTTCGCCCCAACCATGTGGGCGCGATAGATCGCGCCCCTACGCTCTCCCCACCAGTCGCAGGAAGTTCCCCGAGGCGACCTGCTCGAGTTCGGCCAGCGACACCAGCCGCCCCAGCGCCTGCAGCTTGCCGACCGAACTGGCGATGCTGCTGTCCGTCGCAAACAGCAGGCGGTCCACGCCGACCGTGCGCAGGGCCAGCTCCATCATGCCCTCATCGTAGACGCTGCCGCTGATCTCCAGGTGCACCCCCGGGGCGTCGGCCAGCGTCTTGCAGCACCACTCCCAGTCGCCCCCGCCGCCGACATGGTCGGCGATCAGCTTGGCCTCCGGGTAGCGGCGCGAGACCTCGGCGATGTGCCCCGAGCTCGTCCGATTCGCCGGCCAGTTGGCCACCTGCGACGTCACCCGCTGCTGGTTGTTCACGATCCCCCAGCCCAGCTCGATGCAGCGCTCGATGACCGGGAAGTTGACCGGGTTGGTCAGCGTGTAGTCATCGAAGAGCTTGATGCCCACGAAGTTCGGGTGCTGGCGGCAGCGCTCGATCTCGGCGAGGGCCTCCCGGCAGTACCCGGGGTTCACATAGGCCCAGCCCCAGATGCGGTCGCCGCGACGCTCCATGAGATCAATGGTGCGGTCATTGGCCCGGCGGAACAGCTCGGGCGTGGCGGGCTTGGGGGTCATCACCATGCACACGAGGGTGTCCATCCCGAAGCGGTCGGCCGCAGCAAACACGGCTTCCTCGGTGGAGGGCCCGTCGGGGTTGTCGTAGCCGCTGGTGAAATGAACGTGCGTGTCTATGATGCGCATGGCCGTGAATGATGGATGATGAATGCGGAATGATGGATGCGCGATGACACGGTGTCTACTCCCATTCATCACTCATCATTCATCGTTCATCACTAGCTCCTTCCCACTAACCTCAGGTAGTTCCCGCTCCAGATCTTGGCCCTGTCGTCCTCGCTGATCTGCGCCGCTTTGATCTTCCCCACCCCGGCGCTCAGGCTGCCGTCGCAGGCGAAGACGAGGCGATCGGCCCCGACCTCCCGCACCGCCAACTCGATGGCGCCCTCGTCCACGACGCTGCCGCTGGTGTCGCAATGCAGCGACGGAGCCGTGGCCGCCTGCTTGACGGTCCACTCCCAGTCCCCACCGCCGCAGATGTGCCCGAGGATGATCTTGGCCTCGGGGTAGGCGTTGGCCATGCGGCTCAGGTGGCCCGCGTCGGAGATGTACGGCTGGCTGGCCATGGCGTCGGTGCAATGGCCCTGGTGCTCGAGGATGACGCAGTCCAGCTCGAGGCACTTCTCGATGATCGGCCGCAGCACCGGGTCGTCGAAGAAGTACTCGTTATACAGCTTCACGCCCACCATGTCCTCGATCTGCAGGCAGCGCTCGATTTCTGCGAGGGCCTCGGGGGTGTAGCCGGGGTTCACATAGCAGTAGCCCCAGATGCGCCCGGGGAACTCGCGCATGGCCGCGATGAGGCGATCATTGGCGGTGCGGAAGGTCTCGGGCGTCGAGGGCCGCGGGGCCAGGCAGGAACAGACGAAGACATCAATGCCCAGGCGGTCCCCCAGTTCAATCTGGGCGGCGTCGCGGGTTTCGGTGAAGCTGAGGCTGAAGTCGGACGGCCAGCTCACGTGCGCGTGGGCGTCAATAACCATGGGTGGACTCCTGGCCCAAACAGAGGCAGCGGACGAGGTCGGGCGAATGACCGATCTCAGGCGCCCCCGCAGAACCAGTTCAGGTAGTTGCGCTGGAAGACATCTTCAGGCTTGGTCAGGTACATGATGCCATCCACGATGCCCGCGATGGCGACGAAGGGGCTGAGGATGCCGCAACTGAGGATGCTGACCAGCAGGTAGATCAGCGCCAGCTTGGTGTTGCCCAGGTAGAAATGGTGGATGCCGAGCGTACCCAGCAGGATCGCCAGGATGCCGGCCACCATCTTGTCCTTGGGCGCCGCGGCGCCGGGGGTCGCCGCGCCATAGCCGGGCGTCGGGGTGACGAAGGGCACGCTGCCGGCGGCGGGCTTGTCCGCCGCGAACTCCGGGATCATGTCCAGGGACAGCCAGTTCGGGTCGCCCTCGCGGTTGAGCTTCTCATCCGGCGCGACCTGACCCGCCCGGATCCACTCTCGCACCTGCTCCTCGGGGTAGGGGCCGTTCGCGACGCCGTTGCGCAGTAGGTACCAGTTTGCCATCTTCCGTCCCTCCAGCACTCGGTGATCGAGTTTGCTTTTCCCTGTCCCGCACAGAACACCTCCTGCAGGTCCGTGGCTTTGTGCGGGGAATATGGGGTGCATGACGGGGGATCGCCCAGCGCGGAAGGTCACCGGACATCGTGCGCGGCAGAGAGCACCGATGAGGATCTACACCTGGTTCTATCCCGATGCAGTGCAACTGGCGCGCCCCGAGTACGTGGCGGACATCGTGGCGCGGCTGAAGCGCCTGCGCGCCACCGGCCTGTACTGCATGGCCGATGAGGGGGACGTGTTGCGCAACACCGCACCGTGGCGCGCGTTCGTCGCCCGCTGCCACGACGAGGGCCTCGATTGCCAGCTCGGCTTCCTGCCCTTCTCCGAGCCCCCCGACCCCACCCCCGAGATGCTGCGGCGGCGCTACACGTATCTGCAGGACGGCGAGCTCAAGTACCGCGGGCTGTGCCCGGCGTGGCCCGAGAACCGGATGCTGGCGGCCCATCGGGCCACCCAGCTTCTGGACGCCCTGCAGCCGCCGGCCCTGCACCTGGACTTCATGCGCTACTACTTCGCCAACAACCCGATCTTCGGCGTGAACCTGGAGTGGGAGGACGGGCGCAAGTGGCTGGACACGTACTTCCATTGCGACTGCCCGCTGTGCCAGACCGAGCGTCTGGAGCTGCTGGGCCGTGAGGCCACCACCTACGACCGCCAACACCCCGCCTTCATCTTCAAGCGCATCCAGCAGCGCGGCCAGCATGTCGAGGAGGTGCTGCGGGCCCTGCGGCGTCTGACGACCCAGCACGACATGCGCCTCACCGTCGCGGTTCGCGTCCAGGTCTTCAACCGCGCCCTGATCGAGGGCCAGGACTGGCCGCGTTGGTGTGAGGAGGGCCTGGTGGATGCCGTCTCGCCGATGAACTATGCCACCGACCTGGCGACCGTGGAGCACCGCTTCCAGGAGAACCAGCGGCTGCTGCGCCAGACACGGGTCGAGGTGCTGGAGGGCCTGGCGCGCCGCAGTAGCGCCGGGGGGAACACGCCCGAGCAACTCCTGGCCCAGGCCCAGCGGGTCGTCGAGCTGGGGGCAGACGGGGTGGCGCTCTTCCACCTGGGAGTGCTGGACGAGGAAGACTTCAGGCTGTGGGAAGCGCTGTGACGCCCCGGAGACCAGGGCCATGACCGCCACCATGCGACAACCGGCCGCCGAGACTGAGCGCGCCCCGCTGCTGGAGC is drawn from bacterium and contains these coding sequences:
- a CDS encoding amidohydrolase family protein, giving the protein MVIDAHAHVSWPSDFSLSFTETRDAAQIELGDRLGIDVFVCSCLAPRPSTPETFRTANDRLIAAMREFPGRIWGYCYVNPGYTPEALAEIERCLQIEDMVGVKLYNEYFFDDPVLRPIIEKCLELDCVILEHQGHCTDAMASQPYISDAGHLSRMANAYPEAKIILGHICGGGDWEWTVKQAATAPSLHCDTSGSVVDEGAIELAVREVGADRLVFACDGSLSAGVGKIKAAQISEDDRAKIWSGNYLRLVGRS
- a CDS encoding cupin domain-containing protein, whose translation is MLSTNESSVEPRPFPDRWSKDLIGTEAIPTTSGFNLGRACYTATEFGTPQVHADQEAVFVISGVGEIKVGGEVIPLEPGVAVYVGRGVEHCARRTTDEPVQVVYCHGAV
- a CDS encoding amidohydrolase codes for the protein MRIIDTHVHFTSGYDNPDGPSTEEAVFAAADRFGMDTLVCMVMTPKPATPELFRRANDRTIDLMERRGDRIWGWAYVNPGYCREALAEIERCRQHPNFVGIKLFDDYTLTNPVNFPVIERCIELGWGIVNNQQRVTSQVANWPANRTSSGHIAEVSRRYPEAKLIADHVGGGGDWEWCCKTLADAPGVHLEISGSVYDEGMMELALRTVGVDRLLFATDSSIASSVGKLQALGRLVSLAELEQVASGNFLRLVGRA
- a CDS encoding amidohydrolase is translated as MHLIDTNAYLGHFAARRLHYNTPEGLLALMDRAGIAQACVSSASAICYRNCHAGNEEMWEALNGVLTPTPLPRSAALRSGEGNDSGGGVQAPALQRLIPFAVINPAYAAWEKDLQWCRETMGAPGVRIYPSWHNYKLSDGCCHALAEAAAELGMVVSIPQRVEDYRQRHWLLDTPDVNLNEVAALTAAHPNTKFLVSNAAGVGGSDLVTKRDGLPANTWVDMCRPDVVYTKELERLVEALGADRIVFGSCIPFCYPEPAIIRMEVLRDLGYDVEKIGAGNAAQLLGL
- a CDS encoding Gfo/Idh/MocA family oxidoreductase gives rise to the protein MLRIGLVSAGSYGPIYKDPQAPRTPGSFHGTAFACTYNGFDDGKRQQLYAEHKYTFAAATKRIPGCQVTKVWDPLRNTAEMLAEVCSIPEVTDTPEACCDDVDAVVIVDDGTARQYEYAFYPLRNGTPTFCDKPLSMTTKEALAVQKVVDETGSKFMCSSSLRFVPDIVNTKQEVAEGKWGDVWVATSSCGNDLVYYGIHALSMAYGVFGDRAVSVMNVGQEGRNLARVRFDSGRDCVLIVGEQPWMSAGWQFNLYGQKGWKPMTPDLTDLYTYLQQAFVDYVVEDKQTVPI
- a CDS encoding TM2 domain-containing protein, which codes for MVAGILAILLGTLGIHHFYLGNTKLALIYLLVSILSCGILSPFVAIAGIVDGIMYLTKPEDVFQRNYLNWFCGGA